The following proteins are co-located in the Brachybacterium sacelli genome:
- a CDS encoding 3-keto-5-aminohexanoate cleavage protein, with protein sequence MSRKVILTCALTGAGDTTGKSEHVPVTPEQIAADAIAAARAGASVVHVHVRDVATGQGSRDVELYREVVRLVGASDVDPVINLTAGMGGDLVIDPSDPTAQLPGTDLVSGLERLPHVEQLLPEICTIDCGSLNFGEGSQIYVSTPDMLREGAARIKELGVKPEMEIFDTGQLWFANVMVAEGLIAPPPLYQLCMGIPYGAPASPGLLNAMVHLLPEGAQWTSFAIGRDQLRWVAQSVLLGGHVRVGLEDNLYLRKGVKATNAQLVEEAGKIIDSLGDAVATPDEARDILQLDRKAGAA encoded by the coding sequence ATGAGCCGCAAGGTCATCCTCACCTGTGCTCTCACCGGAGCCGGTGACACCACCGGCAAGAGCGAGCACGTGCCCGTCACCCCCGAGCAGATCGCTGCCGACGCGATCGCGGCCGCCCGCGCGGGCGCCTCCGTCGTCCACGTCCACGTGCGCGACGTGGCGACCGGGCAGGGTTCCCGCGACGTGGAGCTCTACCGCGAGGTCGTGCGCCTGGTCGGCGCCAGCGACGTCGATCCGGTCATCAACCTCACCGCAGGCATGGGCGGCGACCTGGTGATCGACCCCAGCGACCCCACCGCGCAGCTGCCGGGCACCGACCTGGTCAGCGGCCTGGAGCGCCTGCCCCACGTCGAGCAGCTGCTCCCGGAGATCTGCACCATCGACTGCGGCTCGCTGAACTTCGGCGAGGGCAGCCAGATCTACGTCAGCACCCCGGACATGCTCCGCGAGGGCGCCGCTCGCATCAAGGAACTCGGCGTGAAGCCGGAGATGGAGATCTTCGATACCGGCCAGCTGTGGTTCGCGAACGTCATGGTCGCCGAGGGCCTGATCGCCCCGCCGCCGCTGTACCAGCTGTGCATGGGCATCCCCTACGGCGCCCCGGCGAGCCCCGGACTGCTGAACGCGATGGTCCACCTGCTGCCCGAGGGCGCGCAGTGGACGTCCTTCGCGATCGGCCGTGACCAGCTGCGCTGGGTGGCGCAGTCGGTGCTGCTGGGCGGTCACGTCCGCGTGGGCCTGGAGGACAACCTGTACCTGCGCAAGGGCGTCAAGGCCACCAACGCGCAACTGGTCGAGGAGGCCGGGAAGATCATCGATTCCCTGGGCGATGCCGTGGCCACGCCCGACGAGGCCCGCGACATCCTCCAGCTCGACCGGAAGGCAGGTGCCGCATGA